Proteins found in one Larimichthys crocea isolate SSNF chromosome I, L_crocea_2.0, whole genome shotgun sequence genomic segment:
- the LOC104922698 gene encoding alpha-1A adrenergic receptor yields MSLSTDNVTNLWKNGSSELDGTLASQVNFTNSSEGNHTKHSEVDLTRAIPLGLVLGAFIVFAIAGNILVILSVVCNRHLRTPTNYFIINLAIADLLLSTTVLPVSATLEILDYWVFGRIFCDIWAAVDVLCCTASIMSLCVISIDRYIGVSHPLQYPGIVTEKRALLAMLGVWALSVVISIGPLFGWKQPPSPDDTQCPITEEPFYALFSSLGSFYIPLVVILAMYCRVYIVAKRTTKNLEAGVMRERMNSSELTLRIHKGSQVQEEHGSSNTGKGRAHQARSSLTVKLLKFSREKKAAKTLGVVVGMFTLCWLPFFLALPIGSFNVNLRPPDLLFKVIFWLGYFNSCLNPIIYPCYNREFKLAFIRILKCQCHQRKRPGWRAYNYRSSNFSSSGHSRKGSADHNSSCLNGSQRTLPSSASPSPSYLNKGLPPCPEGETLYVWGANTPTPSTPNLLPGSPTDCQQGALRGEISPGKPAEERAGSVFSFSFGKNRNKGGINKDSIVPDDKV; encoded by the exons ATGAGTCTGAGCACTGACAATGTTACAAACTTGTGGAAAAATGGTTCCTCGGAACTCGACGGGACTCTGGCCTCCCAGGTCAACTTTACCAACAGCTCCGAGGGGAACCACACGAAGCACAGCGAGGTGGATCTCACCCGAGCTATCCCGCTTGGCTTGGTGCTGGGGGCTTTCATCGTGTTCGCCATCGCGGGCAACATCCTCGTTATCCTCTCGGTGGTGTGCAACAGGCACCTGCGCACCCCGACTAACTACTTCATTATCAACCTGGCCATCGCAGACCTGCTGCTGAGCACCACGGTGCTGCCGGTGTCCGCCACTCTTGAGATCCTAGACTACTGGGTGTTCGGCAGGATCTTCTGTGACATCTGGGCGGCGGTGGATGTGCTGTGCTGCACCGCGTCCATCATGAGCCTGTGCGTAATATCCATCGACCGTTACATCGGAGTGAGCCACCCGCTGCAGTACCCGGGCATCGTGACGGAGAAGCGGGCTCTGCTGGCCATGCTCGGGGTGTGGGCGCTGTCGGTGGTCATCTCCATTGGACCTCTGTTCGGGTGGAAGCAGCCACCGTCGCCGGACGACACGCAGTGCCCCATCACCGAGGAGCCGTTTTACGCGCTTTTCTCTTCCCTCGGCTCCTTCTACATCCCACTCGTCGTTATTCTGGCCATGTACTGCCGTGTGTACATAGTCGCCAAACGGACCACTAAGAACCTGGAAGCCGGTGTGATGCGTGAGAGGATGAACTCCAGTGAGCTGACCCTCAGGATCCACAAGGGCTCACAAGTGCAGGAGGAGCACGGCAGTTCAAACACCGGCAAGGGCCGTGCGCACCAAGCGAGAAGTTCCCTCACGGTGAAACTTCTGAAATTTTCCCGAGAGAAGAAAGCGGCAAAAACTTTGGGAGTTGTGGTCGGCATGTTTACGCTCTGCTGGCTGCCTTTCTTTCTCGCCTTACCCATAG GGTCTTTTAATGTGAACTTGCGCCCACCTGATCTCCTCTTCAAAGTGATCTTCTGGCTGGGCTACTTCAACAGCTGCCTGAACCCCATCATCTACCCCTGCTACAACCGTGAGTTTAAGCTGGCCTTCATTCGTATTCTAAAATGCCAGTGTCACCAGCGTAAACGTCCTGGCTGGAGGGCATACAATTACCGTTCCTCCAACTTCAGCTCCTCTGGACATTCACGCAAAGGTTCGGCAGATCACAACTCTAGCTGCTTGAATGGCAGCCAGCGTACCCTGCCTTCCTCAGCAAGTCCGAGCCCTAGCTACCTGAACAAGGGTCTCCCACCTTGCCCTGAAGGGGAAACATTATACGTATGGGGGGCTAACACCCCAACTCCCTCCACACCCAACCTGCTGCCTGGCAGCCCCACAGACTGCCAGCAGGGAGCTCTGAGAGGGGAGATAAGTCCAGGGAAACCAGCTGAGGAGAGGGCAGGtagtgttttctctttctcctttggGAAGAATCGAAACAAGGGAGGGATCAACAAAGATAGCATCGTGCCTGATGACAAGGTGTGA
- the LOC104940113 gene encoding NACHT, LRR and PYD domains-containing protein 1b allele 2, with protein MGGLSSRPRIGTRFTRENRDWPEVCKVMEGHFVDKYRDDLIHSVRKVEPILDKLLTKGVIQQESYDEIKALPTSKEQMRKLFDCLTDAGDRDKDILFNIIEELEPGVIRLIRHLNFLEPKSCVATVETFRSPLLGSSNQSTMAKGSQMSPEHDWIKLEPEVNYVDVPTYRLQSKAGNYECSVSGLRWICKEKVSFKYQFGSWEEHMERIETMQYMAGGPLMDITVIAGKFEEVYLPHWICTDDDPTILGKFAVLHIDTCGDVVEQVSEVTPSHVKLSQPVFSPRGVLVKAGFPVKINCKVLIYKTSKAFLTLHVYLIPRDPKLLSLDKVK; from the exons ATTGGCCAGAGGTGTGCAAGGTGATGGAAG GCCATTTTGTGGATAAATATAGAGATGACCTGATACACAGTGTGAGAAAAGTTGAACCAATTTTGGACAAGCTCCTTACCAAGGGGGTCATTCAACAAGAAAGTTATGATGAAATCAAGGCTCTTCCAACCTCAAAGGAGCAGATGAGGAAGCTCTTTGATTGTCTGACAGATgctggagacagagacaaagacatctTATTCAACATCATTGAGGAACTTGAGCCAGGTGTTATCAGGCTCATCAg GCATCTGAATTTTTTAGAACCAAAAAGTTGTGTCGCCACAGTGGAA acGTTCAGAAGTCCTTTACTTGGATCCTCAAACCAGTCAACGATGGCAAAAGGAAGTCAAATGTCCCCTGAGCATGACTGGATTAAACTTGAGCCTGAAGTGAACTATGTGGATGTTCCAACTTACAG ACTACAGTCTAAAGCAGGTAACTATGAATGCAGTGTCTCTGGCTTGCGCTGGATTTGTAAAGAAAAGGTCAGCTTCAAGTACCAGTTTGGCTCTTGGGAGGAACATATGGAGAGAATTGAAACCATGCAGTACATGGCTGGAGGTCCCCTAATGGACATCACTGTCATTGCTGGAAAGTTTGAAGAAGTGTATCTGCCACACTGGATCtgcacag ATGACGACCCTACAATCCTGGGCAAGTTTGCAGTCCTACACATAGATACCTGTGGAGATGTGGTGGAACAAGTGTCTGAGGTCACGCCTTCCCATGTGAAGTTATCACAGCCAGTTTTCTCTCCAAGAGGAGTCCTGGTGAAAGCCGGCTTTCCAGTGAAAATTAACTGTAAAGTGTTAATATACAAGACCAGCAAAGCCTTCCTCACACTGCATGTTTACCTGATCCCTCGTGATCCTAAGCTCCTATCACTggataaagtgaaataa